In Lycium ferocissimum isolate CSIRO_LF1 chromosome 7, AGI_CSIRO_Lferr_CH_V1, whole genome shotgun sequence, the sequence TGCATGCAGGGTTAATGTTACTCTAGTATGTTTCCATTTCAAGAACTTCATATGCCCTCTCCTTAGCTATGAAggactcttttttttgttgtgaAAGTTGCCATTTCAAATCCAATTATCCAAACCCTCTAATGTTAGAGAAGTGACACATGCCTCCCTTTTAAAGATTAACCCTTTGAGTCATATACATGGTAGACCGTTTGCGACTATTTAATTAATTCAGTTTCGAAatcatttctttatttttcctttttctaaactggaacaatttttctttttcgagAAAAAACACATTTGATTTATTAAATACACATTTGATTTATTAAATACACATTTGTCACAATTGTTACTCCTAAAGAATTCAAACTCGCAAGTCGTAACGAATTTTGAGCCGTCGGACATAGACACGTGTCAGACAACTGGACCAAAGTTCATAGTTAATTTTAGACCCGcgtcgcatggaatcaaccaaCCCGTTATCCCATTTTACGAAACCCcatttcatcacataatcagaaAAGAAGGGACGCAAAATGGACTTGAAGATCAGAGACGTAAAAGCTGTAACCGCTAATTTTTTGAATCAAATTTTCACTTTACTCcgtaagtgtttttttttcttttttctttttcccgcGCTTTCTTTTACCTCGAATCAGTTGAATTTTTCTCTGTTTTtatgtgaatttaatgtagtcACATCTTTACtgattctaattttattttttgctgtccatatattatgagattatatgcaaATCAAACATTAAATCATTGTTTATAAATGAAATGGGGGTAATCCACAGCAAATTCAAGTTTGTAGTGGTTTAGTTACTAAGGTAATGATATGATTAGCGAGCATACACTTTGGAAATTAGGTTATGCAATGTTAAATTGCAACACAAGCTAAGTTCTGATTATGGGATCAATAGCtgaagaaatataaaattagaAATTGGATCAGTGAAGAAGATTACTACTTAATtattccctctgtcccaataTAAGTGTCAGTGTGTCACCTTAGCAAAAATCACGCCtgttaagaaatcaataaatacaatgtgGAGTTTACTAAACTACACctatttattatgtttttttCGAATTGAACAATGTTAAAGAGGACTACTTCTTTAACGCTAAAGGCATAGTTGGAAACACTTGACAACTTTTGTCTTCaattcctaaggtgacacttattttgagatGGAGGAAGTAACTCACTTAATATATGATTAAAGCGCTTCTGAATAAGTGGACGTTTTTAGCTTTCTATAGTTATccgcagtggcggagccaggattttctgtaagggggttcaaaaatatgaagaagtaaacatacgaagaagccaagggggttcaacacctaccatatatacataaaaaaataattttaaccttcaatatacactgtaattttctGCCGAGGGGGTTCACACTTGGCTCCGCCCCTGGTTATCCGGTTATCCTCTCTGTAAAATCACTGACACAGCAGTTGAGATTATGGTAGGATGTTTACAAAATTAGCCAGGTGGCATCTAATTGCCCCCAAAAGGGTGGAAAATTAGAACTTTTTCTATACCTTTCTGAATGGGATAAACGGAAAAAACGGAGATACTGGTCTGGATTTATGATTCTCTTATATGTGAGATTGACGAAAATGTTGATGTCCATATTATTAGCaatttattcttattttctGAGGAGGTGAGCTTTTGCTCTATGAAGATCATGGTAAGTTATCAGCTTGAATTAGGACCAATGGCTATGACTAAGACATTTATGTACTTTGGTGGTATAATGaattaatttgaaataaaaaccaaaacaaataagatgaagaaactGCAGTCAATTAGAGTAGCATTAAATTCTGATACTGCAAAGGAGATTATTGTTTTATGACGTGGAATAGAGCGAGTTATCAACATGATCAGCAAAGGTGATGACTGCATCATTTATTCCAATAACTGCAGTAAGAAATATATGTAAAGAAGAAACAATTCAGTTTAAGAAATTGTAGATGTATTTGTCATGATGATTAATTAGTTGGAAGGAGCTCTGAAATGATAAGTGGATAGTGTTGGTCAAAGACAGCTTGGACCTCTGATTTTAAGTAGATCACCCTGTTGAACAGTTTTATAGACTCATCAAGTGACATGCCAGAATACGGAACTTGAGTCTGAAACACTCTTCCTTCTTAGCTTACAATgggaaaacaaaataaagaaaaagattatAATAAATAGTTGCTGTTGTGCTGGCTAATTTCTGGGCTACATATACAGAACAAATATAGTTGGAAGGTGGTTGTATCTGTATATGGTTGCGATGGTTAATCACACTAATGTTCTTTGCAGGTGTAATTAGTTTATGATCTTAACTAATTCTCGTTGTCAATTTACTCTCAATCTACCTTGACCGCGAGTATGTGTTCCAAGCAAACGCGTGTACCAGAGATGAATGTGGCTTGAATGTTGAAATGTATGATCTACATTTGGATTAGGACTACCTTTTAAACAGCTTGTATGTTTTAATGCGGTGAATGCATTGAATTTTTGCTATTTggaaaaaaacattaaaatgTCCAGTTTGTAGCATCTATCTTCTGAAGTCTGGTGTTAGCCAGCTGACGTAAAGCATTGGCTCAATGAAGCCTGATGGTGCATTTGTATGTTGAAATTATGGCTCCATAAATCATACGGGGCCTCCATGAGAACCCTACTTGAGAATAAATGGAATGGTAAACTTTGTTCCAAAATTTATTTGTCACAGTGACGTCTCGTACATGGAGAATGAAGAGACCCTCACGGTTGATATTAGAGTGTATCATAAGAAAAACAGCTACTGGTTATATGCATGTGTATTTAAAAGTACAAACACAGAGGTTATGCAGCAGAGAGTTTGGGTGTAAAGAAGCGATTTCCTGTGTGCTCTGATCTGCTGTCTCATTTACCATGTATAATCTTCATGagtttatttttaatttgtctATGTACTTTGCTTCCACGATATCTTCTCCAGAAATGAAGTCAAGGAAATCGCTGAAGCTTCCTTCTTTGTAGGACAAGATATGTTGTTCATTGACAAGCTCTGATGCAGGTCTAACTTTTTTACCTAAAGCTAGACTATGAAGACTGGCAATCGAAATGCGTTTTCTTTCTGAGTTAACTGTTGCTCGGTGGAGAACGCTTTTGTATCTGCCATTGCTCAATACTTCCATCTGATCTCCCAACTGAACAATGAGAGCTCCTTCAGTGAGTGGAACTGAATGCCACTTCTCATCTCGATCCATGATTTGCAAGCCTTGATGATTTTGTAGAATGATGGTTAGCATACCATAATCTGTGTGTGGTGGCAATCCTAATGTAAGATCTGGCTCAGGACATGCTGGATAGCAATTAACTGCCATGACCTGGGAGCCTTCCACAACGTCTTCATGTAAGTAATTCTGGTTTAGTCCTAAGCTCTCAAATATCACTTCCATGAGTTTTTCTTGCAACTTTTGTGCTGCCATGGTGTAGTTTCCCATATTCTTCCTTCATGAAGAACTTCTTTAGGTTCTTGAAGAAAGTAAATCGAATTCTTGAACAGTACGAATATGCATCTATAAGACAAACTTATCTGCTAAACGTATTCagcaaagaaaatgaaagactTACTTGTAACATGTGGGATTTGATGGCCACAAGTCAATCCAAGTTGAGGTTGGATTGGCGTAGTGCTTGAGGAAGTCTCTCCAAAAGTGTACTTTATCTTTGACATGATTTAGACTGGTACCATATCTTACGGGGTCATGAACATTTGAAGACAATAGATGCCTTTTATCTTGAGTCGGTAAATTGAAGAATTCACTTGCAGCATCTATGGCATCGTTCATGACTGACAATGGGATTTCATGGTTAACTACCTGCGAAGTCATTTATAGCGTGCATGCTGTTATTTTACGTTCAGGGTGGCTTTGTGAATAACT encodes:
- the LOC132064146 gene encoding flavanone 3-dioxygenase 3-like, with the protein product MRESLASPNGSFTSAMTLNEEGLTYVPKRYILPPTLRPNGTSCNTCLPIVDLAYLQHPLHRPQIIQQVHLACKEFGFFQVVNHEIPLSVMNDAIDAASEFFNLPTQDKRHLLSSNVHDPVRYGTSLNHVKDKVHFWRDFLKHYANPTSTWIDLWPSNPTCYKKNMGNYTMAAQKLQEKLMEVIFESLGLNQNYLHEDVVEGSQVMAVNCYPACPEPDLTLGLPPHTDYGMLTIILQNHQGLQIMDRDEKWHSVPLTEGALIVQLGDQMEVLSNGRYKSVLHRATVNSERKRISIASLHSLALGKKVRPASELVNEQHILSYKEGSFSDFLDFISGEDIVEAKYIDKLKINS